The Juglans regia cultivar Chandler chromosome 11, Walnut 2.0, whole genome shotgun sequence genome contains the following window.
TTTACGCTTGATGTGTTCATTTCAAAACGATTTGTGTCGGCCTCACTCACCCACAGGGTGACAAGTAAGCAGGTTGCAGTTGCTGGTACCAACTCTAAAGACATTAAAGCTGTACTCAAGTCCCGGTCAGATATACCAGCATGTTTGGCCGTTGGTGCTATTCTGGCCGACAGGGCAAGAGAAGCTGATGTGTATACTGCTTCCTACACGCCGAGGGAGAGGGACAAGTTTGAAGGGAAGATCAGAGCAGTGGTTCAATCCCTTATTGATAATGGGATTGATGTCAAAATTTATCTGGACTGAATCCAGTTGCCTGCCTTTGTTAATTAACTTTCATTCGGACCCATGGGGACGGAAAATGCTGTGTAACCCTAGTTTTTTAACTTATGAAGGCATCATGCCATTATGCTGAGAATCAAAGAATGGTGTGAATTagctgcttctctctctctctctctctcaccatatTTTGGGAGCTTTCTCCAGAATTTCCTTACTTCTTAGCTGTATAACTTGTGGTCTGAGGTTGGTCGAGGTTCGATTCCTTGACTTGGTGTTTGAGGTGTGAGGCAGCTTCAAGCGCGCTCGCACGCATAGTTACAACACAGGTGATTGATCATGTGTATATTTTTAGAGTTGTCAACAGTTACGAAAGGTGACTAATTAGAGCACTCACAATGgattctttatcttatcttttaaaatatatcatcaaaactcattttttctattttacatattgacttttataatatgttatctatcagcttatctattttttctctatatcatttaaatattctttttttattctttttaaatatttcatttctaccaataaatttataatatccatatatttttttatatttgtaatttatttttatatacaatgtaaaataatttagtcCTATATacgtaaaacaaaaatatataagccaaataaaaattaaaaataaaatcaaatatgaaaaaattagtttaaaaataattccaagatattttttagaagaaatgaaatatatgtgttttaaatgatgaacaataaaaataatttgcttaTATGATACAaatcaaagtaaataaaaatgagggaataaataaaatatcaacaataaaaaatttttacaagATGAACAGTACCCGCTACATATAGCGGGGTATTATAGCTAAATGTATTTTAcacttcattttatataatcggATGGAGCTTCTTTTTGAAACAattcttcaaattatttatattttttatataatacaaaagcCATTTGAAGTGCTCCAAGGAAGCAAATATACATACATTTCTCAATGAGGAAAGTATCATAATGTCTCGACTGCCaacttcattaattttttaaggaaGTCGTGTAGTCCTCATCTTTTTTAACCCCGTCTTAAAatgtgaatttaaaatttagaaccttcaaaaaaattaggacaaataaaa
Protein-coding sequences here:
- the LOC109011051 gene encoding 50S ribosomal protein L18, producing the protein MEPFTLDVFISKRFVSASLTHRVTSKQVAVAGTNSKDIKAVLKSRSDIPACLAVGAILADRAREADVYTASYTPRERDKFEGKIRAVVQSLIDNGIDVKIYLD